A single genomic interval of Gouania willdenowi chromosome 10, fGouWil2.1, whole genome shotgun sequence harbors:
- the eif4ea gene encoding eukaryotic translation initiation factor 4E-1A isoform X1 yields MATVLLPLCVKVSTPVPPNPEMEICEANIPKVLSPESYIKHPLQNRWALWFFKNDKSKTWQANLRLISKFDTVEDFWALYNHIQLSSNLMSGCDYALFKDGIEPMWEDERNHRGGRWLITLSKHQRKADLDRFWLETLLCLIGEAFDDHNDDVCGAVINVRAKGDKIAVWTTEYDNKEAVTHIGRVYKEKLGVPTKVIIGYQSHADTATKSGSLTKNKFVA; encoded by the exons ATGGCGACCGTACTGCTG CCTTTGTGTGTCAAGGTATCAACTCCAGTTCCTCCAAATCCTGAAATGGAAATCTGTGAAGCAAACATTCCAAAGGTTTTGAGTCCTGAATCATACATCAAGCATCCATTACAGAACAG atGGGCTCTCTGGTttttcaaaaatgacaaaagcaaAACATGGCAAGCCAACCTGCGTCTCATCTCCAAGTTTGACACTGTGGAAGACTTTTGGGC ACTGTATAATCACATTCAACTATCAAGCAACCTGATGTCTGGTTGTGACTATGCACTGTTCAAG GATGGTATAGAGCCCATGTGGGAGGACGAAAGGAACCATCGAGGCGGTCGCTGGTTGATAACTCTGTCCAAGCATCAGAGGAAAGCTGATCTGGACCGTTTCTGGTTGGAGACG CTATTGTGTCTGATCGGGGAGGCGTTTGATGACCACAACGACGACGTGTGCGGGGCTGTGATTAACGTACGAGCCAAAGGAGATAAAATTGCCGTATGGACCACGGAGTACGACAACAAAGAAGCCGTCACACACATTGG TCGAGTTTATAAAGAGAAATTGGGCGTTCCTACTAAAGTGATCATCGGATACCAGTCCCACGCAGACACAGCGACAAAGAGCGGCTCCCTCACCAAGAACAAGTTTGTGGCCTGA
- the eif4ea gene encoding eukaryotic translation initiation factor 4E-1A isoform X2 gives MEICEANIPKVLSPESYIKHPLQNRWALWFFKNDKSKTWQANLRLISKFDTVEDFWALYNHIQLSSNLMSGCDYALFKDGIEPMWEDERNHRGGRWLITLSKHQRKADLDRFWLETLLCLIGEAFDDHNDDVCGAVINVRAKGDKIAVWTTEYDNKEAVTHIGRVYKEKLGVPTKVIIGYQSHADTATKSGSLTKNKFVA, from the exons ATGGAAATCTGTGAAGCAAACATTCCAAAGGTTTTGAGTCCTGAATCATACATCAAGCATCCATTACAGAACAG atGGGCTCTCTGGTttttcaaaaatgacaaaagcaaAACATGGCAAGCCAACCTGCGTCTCATCTCCAAGTTTGACACTGTGGAAGACTTTTGGGC ACTGTATAATCACATTCAACTATCAAGCAACCTGATGTCTGGTTGTGACTATGCACTGTTCAAG GATGGTATAGAGCCCATGTGGGAGGACGAAAGGAACCATCGAGGCGGTCGCTGGTTGATAACTCTGTCCAAGCATCAGAGGAAAGCTGATCTGGACCGTTTCTGGTTGGAGACG CTATTGTGTCTGATCGGGGAGGCGTTTGATGACCACAACGACGACGTGTGCGGGGCTGTGATTAACGTACGAGCCAAAGGAGATAAAATTGCCGTATGGACCACGGAGTACGACAACAAAGAAGCCGTCACACACATTGG TCGAGTTTATAAAGAGAAATTGGGCGTTCCTACTAAAGTGATCATCGGATACCAGTCCCACGCAGACACAGCGACAAAGAGCGGCTCCCTCACCAAGAACAAGTTTGTGGCCTGA